A stretch of the Tardiphaga sp. 709 genome encodes the following:
- a CDS encoding cupredoxin family copper-binding protein has product MTAARCEDLAVMIDNFTFEPAQLAIKVGTTVTWKNRDDIPHAVVSAGKFRSKTLDTDDSYSFTFTSPGDYTYFCSLHPHMTGIIKVE; this is encoded by the coding sequence ATGACAGCGGCGCGCTGCGAAGACCTCGCGGTGATGATCGACAACTTCACCTTCGAGCCGGCGCAGCTCGCCATCAAGGTCGGCACGACCGTCACCTGGAAGAACCGAGACGACATCCCGCACGCCGTGGTCTCAGCCGGAAAATTCAGGTCGAAAACACTCGATACTGACGACAGCTATTCCTTCACGTTCACGTCACCAGGTGACTACACGTATTTTTGCTCGCTGCATCCGCATATGACGGGGATAATCAAGGTTGAGTAG
- a CDS encoding sigma-70 family RNA polymerase sigma factor yields the protein MPAHRADDVGERTRRFREVALPCLDDVYTLARYLLRDADAAEDAVQECYLRALKHFDSYRGPAIKPWLFAILRNICHAEFARRMSSPTAIAEIAEAESQEAAPLWHEAQASPEAELLRRRDATTIQRLVSTLAEPFREILVLREMQNLSYREISDIVGAPIGTVMSRLARARAMLRIAWMAEEEQHQ from the coding sequence ATGCCAGCGCACAGAGCTGACGACGTTGGCGAAAGGACGCGCCGTTTTCGCGAGGTCGCGCTGCCATGCCTCGACGACGTCTATACGCTGGCCCGCTATCTGCTGCGCGACGCTGACGCCGCGGAGGACGCCGTACAGGAGTGCTATCTCCGCGCGCTGAAACATTTCGACAGCTATCGTGGCCCTGCAATCAAACCATGGCTGTTCGCCATCCTGCGCAATATCTGCCATGCGGAGTTCGCCCGTCGCATGAGCTCACCAACCGCGATCGCCGAAATCGCCGAGGCAGAGTCGCAGGAAGCTGCGCCGCTCTGGCATGAGGCACAGGCTTCGCCGGAAGCGGAACTGCTCCGACGTCGCGACGCCACGACGATCCAGCGTCTCGTGAGCACGCTTGCCGAACCGTTCAGGGAAATCCTCGTCCTGCGAGAAATGCAAAACCTGTCTTACCGCGAGATTTCCGACATCGTCGGCGCGCCCATCGGCACCGTGATGTCGCGTCTCGCCCGTGCACGCGCGATGCTCCGGATCGCATGGATGGCTGAAGAGGAGCAGCACCAATGA
- a CDS encoding anti-sigma factor — translation MTCDEAEILLHALLDDELDAGHVREVEAHIATCQRCAAQLNAYRDMRSAMAAIDLHFTAPPQLRRRIEAALPKAHAPNRRAVLKGFAMGSVLSAVAATGLVVVVLRHEDEQRILSEVVSAHLRALQAGHLTDVLSTDQHTVKPWFNGRLDVAPPVVDLTAQGFTLIGGRLDYVNGRTIGAIVYRRRTHVINLFVAQTTNAESRVARIETVQGFNIRHWSERGLTYWAVSDLNADELTDFGSKVELATGAS, via the coding sequence ATGACCTGCGACGAGGCCGAGATCCTTCTTCACGCATTACTCGATGACGAGCTCGACGCCGGGCATGTCCGCGAGGTCGAAGCACACATTGCCACGTGCCAGCGCTGCGCTGCTCAATTGAACGCCTATCGCGACATGCGATCCGCAATGGCCGCCATCGATCTGCATTTTACGGCGCCTCCCCAGCTACGCCGGCGCATCGAAGCAGCGCTCCCCAAGGCTCACGCGCCAAATCGTCGCGCCGTGCTGAAAGGCTTCGCGATGGGGTCGGTGTTGTCCGCCGTGGCTGCGACCGGCCTCGTCGTCGTCGTGCTTCGCCACGAAGACGAGCAGCGTATTCTTTCGGAGGTCGTGTCGGCGCATCTGCGCGCGTTGCAGGCCGGACATCTCACCGACGTGCTCTCCACCGATCAGCACACGGTGAAGCCCTGGTTCAATGGTCGGCTTGACGTAGCGCCGCCGGTTGTCGATCTCACCGCGCAGGGTTTCACGCTGATCGGCGGACGGCTTGATTATGTCAACGGCCGAACGATTGGCGCCATCGTCTATCGGCGGCGCACCCATGTGATCAATCTGTTCGTTGCACAGACGACAAATGCAGAATCACGCGTGGCCAGGATCGAGACCGTTCAGGGCTTCAACATTCGCCACTGGAGCGAGCGCGGCCTGACCTACTGGGCAGTCAGCGATTTGAACGCCGATGAACTTACTGATTTCGGCAGCAAGGTCGAACTTGCAACGGGAGCGAGCTGA
- the hpnO gene encoding aminobacteriohopanetriol synthase HpnO: MVYPNLDVSEMFVEREAQRSSMHTRHLNEQLVRVLKTIGYDVGFQRGTGQYLFDRDGARYLDLLSGFGVFAIGRNHPVMRNALKSVLDADMPNLVQMDVSTLAGILSEKLLENVPYMDKVFFANSGAETVEAAIKFARNATGRDGIVYCDHAYHGLTYGALSLTDDTNFRTGFGPLLSGCTTVPFNDLEALEKALSSKQVAGFIVEPIQGKGVNLPTDEFLSGAAALCRKYGTLFIADEIQTGLGRTGKFLAIEHWNVEPDMILLAKALSGGHVPVGALLTRKSIFDKIFNRMDRSLVHGSTFGKNDLAMAAGIATLEIMKHEKLVENAAKRGAELRLALQNMIPEFELLKEVRGKGLMIGVEFGPPKSLRLKASWNILESASKGLFCQLITVPLFKEQKILTQVSGHGSHTIKLLPPLVVTEEDGKWIENSFRTVIADSHKVPGAIWSLGKTLVDNAVRKSA, translated from the coding sequence ATGGTATATCCGAATCTAGACGTTTCCGAGATGTTTGTTGAACGGGAGGCGCAGCGTAGCTCGATGCATACGCGCCATCTTAATGAACAGCTCGTTCGAGTCCTCAAGACCATCGGATATGACGTTGGCTTTCAGCGAGGCACCGGCCAGTATTTGTTCGACCGAGACGGCGCCCGTTATCTCGATCTACTGAGCGGATTTGGCGTTTTTGCGATTGGCCGGAACCATCCGGTGATGCGGAATGCGCTCAAAAGCGTGCTCGACGCCGACATGCCCAATTTGGTGCAAATGGATGTTTCCACACTCGCAGGTATCCTCTCCGAGAAGCTGCTGGAAAACGTCCCCTATATGGACAAGGTGTTTTTCGCGAACTCGGGCGCAGAAACCGTCGAGGCCGCGATCAAATTCGCCCGCAATGCGACCGGCCGCGACGGGATCGTATATTGCGATCACGCCTATCACGGACTGACCTATGGCGCGCTGTCACTGACCGACGACACCAATTTCCGCACCGGCTTCGGTCCACTGCTCTCGGGTTGCACCACGGTGCCGTTCAACGACCTCGAAGCGCTGGAGAAGGCGCTGTCGTCGAAACAGGTCGCCGGCTTCATCGTCGAGCCGATCCAGGGCAAGGGCGTCAACCTGCCCACCGATGAATTCCTGTCGGGCGCCGCTGCGCTGTGCCGCAAATACGGCACGCTGTTCATCGCCGATGAAATCCAGACCGGCCTCGGACGTACCGGAAAGTTTCTGGCGATCGAGCACTGGAACGTCGAACCCGACATGATCCTTCTCGCAAAGGCCTTGTCTGGAGGTCATGTTCCTGTTGGCGCACTGCTGACGCGAAAAAGCATCTTCGACAAGATCTTCAACCGTATGGATCGCTCGCTGGTCCATGGTTCGACCTTCGGCAAGAACGATCTGGCGATGGCCGCGGGTATTGCCACGCTGGAGATCATGAAGCACGAGAAGCTGGTCGAGAACGCGGCCAAGCGCGGTGCTGAATTGCGGCTCGCTCTGCAGAACATGATTCCCGAATTCGAGCTTCTGAAGGAAGTGCGCGGCAAAGGTCTCATGATCGGTGTCGAATTCGGCCCGCCGAAGTCGCTGCGCCTCAAAGCATCGTGGAATATCCTGGAGTCGGCCAGCAAAGGCCTGTTCTGCCAGTTGATCACCGTACCGCTGTTCAAGGAGCAGAAGATCCTGACCCAGGTCTCCGGTCACGGCAGTCACACCATCAAGCTACTGCCGCCGCTGGTTGTCACCGAGGAAGACGGCAAGTGGATCGAAAACTCGTTCCGTACCGTTATCGCCGATAGCCACAAGGTTCCTGGCGCGATCTGGTCGCTCGGCAAGACGCTGGTCGACAACGCCGTGCGGAAGTCAGCCTAG
- a CDS encoding DUF2147 domain-containing protein: MLQRPRITTRTLTYCGILFSAGLFSAGLAPAFAADPTGDWKVEDGVAHIRVAECGGSMWGAVAWEKTPGGIDKNNPDATKKARPTLGIVTLLDMKKNAANDKWAGQVYNAKDGKFYKSTIKLGDTADELEIEGCVLGFLCGGQTWTRVGPSIPSSPSNLTAKGALPKAGAATGGKMAPAATPTASAAAPKATPAPAAGAPKAAAPAGQKTAAATVPGQPADIGDICLLPEINKVTH, from the coding sequence ATGTTGCAGCGCCCACGCATTACTACGCGTACTCTTACATATTGCGGAATCCTTTTTTCGGCAGGCTTGTTTTCGGCAGGGCTGGCTCCCGCATTTGCAGCAGACCCAACCGGCGATTGGAAGGTCGAGGACGGCGTCGCGCATATTCGTGTTGCCGAATGCGGCGGCAGCATGTGGGGGGCCGTAGCCTGGGAAAAGACCCCCGGCGGGATCGACAAGAACAATCCCGATGCCACCAAGAAAGCGCGCCCCACTTTGGGCATCGTAACATTGCTGGACATGAAAAAGAATGCCGCAAACGACAAGTGGGCGGGTCAGGTTTACAATGCCAAGGACGGAAAATTCTATAAATCGACGATCAAGCTCGGTGATACGGCTGACGAACTTGAAATCGAAGGATGCGTCCTTGGTTTCCTGTGCGGCGGCCAGACCTGGACGCGCGTAGGTCCGTCGATTCCGTCGAGCCCCTCGAACCTCACCGCCAAGGGCGCCCTGCCCAAGGCGGGCGCCGCCACCGGCGGCAAGATGGCCCCAGCGGCTACTCCGACGGCTTCTGCTGCCGCACCCAAGGCTACACCGGCTCCCGCTGCCGGCGCCCCCAAGGCCGCCGCTCCTGCCGGTCAGAAAACCGCTGCAGCAACGGTGCCGGGACAGCCGGCCGATATCGGCGATATCTGCCTGCTGCCCGAGATCAACAAGGTCACTCACTAG
- the ispH gene encoding 4-hydroxy-3-methylbut-2-enyl diphosphate reductase — protein MLDRRPLEIFLAQPRGFCAGVVRAIEIVERALERYGAPVYVRHEIVHNKYVVESLKAKGAIFVEELSEVPPNAMTVFSAHGVARSVEEEAATRGLPVLDATCPLVTKVHNQGKRYMSKGRKVILIGHAGHPEVDGTMGQVPGPVYLVQSVADVKALTLPPQEPVAYITQTTLSVDDTKDIILALEQRFSDIEGPDTRDICYATQNRQSAVRDLSKLVDVILVVGATNSSNSNRLREIGTEVGVASYLIADGSELNPAWLKDARAVGITAGASAPEVLVDDVIETLRRIGPVAVSVLPGREENIEFKLPAELTAV, from the coding sequence GTGCTTGATCGTCGTCCCCTTGAAATCTTTCTGGCTCAGCCGCGCGGCTTCTGCGCGGGCGTCGTGCGTGCCATCGAGATCGTCGAGCGTGCTCTTGAGCGCTACGGCGCGCCGGTCTATGTCCGCCATGAGATCGTCCATAACAAATATGTGGTCGAGAGCCTGAAGGCCAAGGGCGCCATTTTCGTCGAGGAACTCTCGGAAGTGCCTCCGAATGCGATGACCGTCTTCAGCGCCCATGGCGTCGCCCGCAGCGTCGAGGAAGAAGCGGCTACCCGTGGCCTGCCTGTTTTGGATGCAACTTGTCCGCTTGTCACCAAGGTCCACAACCAGGGCAAGCGGTACATGTCCAAGGGCCGCAAGGTCATTCTGATCGGCCACGCAGGCCATCCGGAGGTTGACGGTACCATGGGACAGGTGCCCGGCCCGGTTTACCTTGTTCAGAGCGTTGCGGACGTTAAGGCACTGACGCTGCCACCGCAGGAACCGGTCGCCTATATCACCCAAACGACCCTCAGCGTGGATGACACCAAGGACATCATTTTGGCCCTGGAACAGCGTTTCAGTGACATTGAGGGCCCCGATACCCGCGATATCTGCTATGCAACACAAAACCGCCAATCTGCGGTAAGAGACCTCAGCAAACTTGTGGACGTCATCCTGGTCGTCGGGGCGACCAACAGTTCCAACTCGAACCGGTTGCGCGAAATCGGCACCGAAGTCGGTGTCGCAAGTTACCTCATTGCCGATGGCAGCGAACTCAACCCCGCCTGGTTGAAGGATGCGCGTGCCGTAGGCATCACGGCTGGCGCATCCGCGCCAGAAGTGCTTGTAGATGACGTGATCGAGACCTTACGGCGGATCGGACCGGTTGCGGTGTCGGTGTTGCCCGGACGTGAAGAGAATATCGAATTCAAGCTACCCGCCGAACTGACCGCGGTTTGA
- the hpnH gene encoding adenosyl-hopene transferase HpnH, which translates to MAIPFFKEMKIGSYLLKKKLTGQKRYPLVLMLEPLFRCNLACVGCGKIDYPNAILNRRMSAQECWDAADECGAPMVAIPGGEPLIHKEIGEIVRGLVERKKFVSLCTNALLLEKKLDLFTPSPYLFFSVHLDGLKDHHDKAVSQEGVFDKAVSAIKAAKAKGFAVNVNATIFDGHAAEDIAKFLDFTVELGVGVSMSPGYAYERAPDQEHFLNRTKTKKLFRDVFALGKGKKWNIMHSGLFLDFLAGNQEYECKPWGMPARNIFGWQKPCYLLGEGYTKTFKELMDTTDWDTYGTGKYEKCADCMAHCGYEPTAADAAISNPFKAMWVAMRGIKTSGPMAPEIDLTKQRPAQYVFSSEVQKRLSDIRKEEAVAAAAKAEEKAQKASTAA; encoded by the coding sequence ATGGCCATTCCGTTTTTTAAAGAAATGAAGATCGGCTCCTATCTCTTGAAGAAGAAGCTGACTGGCCAGAAGCGCTATCCGCTGGTGCTGATGCTGGAACCCCTCTTCCGCTGCAACCTGGCCTGTGTCGGCTGTGGCAAGATCGACTATCCGAACGCCATCCTGAATCGCCGCATGTCGGCGCAGGAATGCTGGGATGCTGCGGACGAGTGCGGCGCGCCGATGGTTGCGATCCCGGGCGGCGAGCCGCTGATCCACAAGGAAATCGGCGAGATTGTGCGCGGCCTGGTCGAGCGCAAGAAGTTCGTCTCGCTCTGCACCAACGCGCTGCTGCTTGAGAAGAAGCTCGACCTGTTCACGCCGTCGCCCTACCTGTTCTTCTCGGTGCATCTCGATGGCCTCAAGGATCATCACGACAAGGCCGTGTCGCAGGAAGGCGTGTTCGACAAGGCCGTGTCCGCGATCAAGGCCGCCAAGGCCAAGGGCTTCGCGGTCAACGTCAACGCGACCATCTTCGACGGCCACGCGGCCGAGGACATTGCCAAGTTCCTCGACTTCACCGTGGAGCTCGGTGTCGGCGTCTCGATGTCGCCGGGCTACGCTTATGAGCGTGCGCCGGATCAGGAGCACTTCCTGAACCGCACCAAGACCAAGAAGCTGTTCCGCGACGTCTTTGCGCTCGGCAAGGGCAAGAAGTGGAACATCATGCATTCCGGCCTATTCCTGGACTTCCTCGCCGGCAACCAGGAATACGAGTGCAAGCCGTGGGGCATGCCCGCGCGCAACATCTTCGGCTGGCAGAAGCCCTGCTACCTGCTTGGTGAAGGCTACACCAAGACGTTCAAGGAACTGATGGACACCACCGATTGGGACACCTACGGCACCGGCAAGTACGAGAAGTGCGCCGACTGTATGGCCCATTGCGGCTACGAGCCGACCGCTGCGGACGCGGCGATCAGCAACCCCTTCAAGGCCATGTGGGTGGCGATGCGCGGCATCAAGACCTCGGGCCCGATGGCGCCGGAAATCGACCTCACCAAGCAGCGCCCGGCGCAGTACGTGTTCTCGTCGGAAGTTCAGAAGCGCCTGTCGGACATCCGCAAGGAAGAAGCTGTCGCCGCTGCCGCCAAGGCAGAGGAAAAGGCGCAGAAGGCTTCGACCGCTGCCTGA
- a CDS encoding phosphorylase, with protein MILGDGGISTAGDTTDPRPVLIVTGLVQEAKIAAGPGMTVICSSSDPVQLRSLLADFDPASIRGVISFGVAGGLDPDLKSGAVVVATEVVAGNSRWSASEVLSDELIAGAGVGRQKVFRGGLVGVEKVVTGQAGKAALRSEFGAAAVDMESHIAAEFAAMAGLPFAALRVVSDPAHRALPEIATTAIKPNGDVDLRKVLRGIARNPLVIRALVSTGRDFNRALRSLRDCRSYLLGHTNLVSADV; from the coding sequence GTGATTTTGGGCGATGGGGGCATTTCGACCGCGGGCGATACAACCGACCCGCGGCCGGTATTGATCGTCACGGGGCTGGTGCAGGAAGCGAAGATCGCTGCCGGGCCGGGAATGACCGTCATTTGCAGTTCAAGCGACCCCGTCCAGCTCCGCAGCCTGCTGGCTGACTTCGACCCCGCCAGCATCCGCGGCGTCATCAGCTTCGGCGTCGCCGGCGGCCTCGATCCCGATCTCAAATCAGGCGCTGTCGTTGTGGCCACGGAAGTGGTGGCCGGCAACAGCCGTTGGTCAGCGTCTGAAGTCCTTAGCGATGAACTGATCGCCGGTGCCGGCGTCGGCCGCCAGAAGGTGTTTCGCGGTGGTCTGGTTGGTGTCGAGAAGGTCGTGACGGGGCAGGCCGGCAAGGCCGCATTGCGCTCGGAATTCGGTGCCGCTGCTGTCGATATGGAAAGCCACATCGCCGCCGAGTTCGCCGCCATGGCCGGACTGCCCTTTGCCGCTTTGCGCGTGGTCAGCGATCCCGCCCATCGCGCCCTGCCGGAAATCGCCACCACTGCGATCAAACCCAATGGTGATGTCGATCTGCGCAAGGTGCTGCGCGGCATCGCCCGCAATCCTCTGGTGATTCGGGCGCTGGTTTCGACCGGGCGCGACTTCAATCGCGCTTTGCGCAGCCTGCGCGACTGCCGCAGCTATCTGCTGGGTCACACCAACCTGGTTTCCGCGGACGTCTGA
- the shc gene encoding squalene--hopene cyclase produces the protein MASEMHSVSPEITIQNAALETSIASAKQGLLKFRQPDGHWVFELEADGTIPSEYVLLRHYLGEPVDAELEGKIANYLRRTQGKHGGWALVQDGDFDMSASVKVYFALKMIGDSTDAPHMVRAREAIRSRGGAVNVNVFTRFLLAMFGILSWRATPVLPVEIMLLPMWFPFHLNKMSYWARTTIVPLMVLAALKPRAQNKKGVGIDELFLEDPSRIGGIKRAPHQSRAMFAFFTGIDILLRAAEPYFPKKLRAHSIAKAVEFCEERLNGEDGLGAIYPPMANMVMMYEVLGFPADYPPRAIQRRGIDKLLIVGEVEAYCQPCVSPVWDTALTAHAMLETGGDEAFGPAKEGLDWLATKQVLDVKGDWAVKRPDLRPGGWAFQYNNAYYPDLDDTAVVMMAMDRARRQTGGKEYDVALDRGREWILGMQSSDGGFAAFEVDNLEYYLNNIPFSDHGALLDPPTEDVTARCVSMLAQLGDTVETSKPLADGVEYLRRTQLAEGSWYGRWGLNYIYGTWSVLCALNAVGIDHRDPAFRKAVDWLLSIQNEDGGWGEDAVSYRLDYKGFEAAPSTSSQTAWALLALMAAGEVDNPAVARGTRYLMDTQTEKGLWDEARYTATGFPRVFYLRYHGYSKFFPLWALARFRNLKSTNSKTVGVGM, from the coding sequence ATGGCGAGCGAGATGCATTCGGTCAGTCCAGAGATCACAATTCAGAACGCGGCGCTCGAGACGAGCATCGCTTCGGCGAAGCAGGGCCTGCTGAAGTTCCGGCAGCCTGACGGCCATTGGGTATTTGAGCTCGAAGCCGACGGCACGATCCCGTCAGAATACGTGTTGTTGCGGCACTACCTCGGCGAGCCCGTCGATGCCGAGCTTGAAGGTAAGATCGCCAACTATCTGCGCCGCACCCAGGGCAAGCATGGCGGCTGGGCGCTGGTGCAGGACGGCGACTTCGATATGAGCGCCAGCGTGAAAGTGTATTTCGCGCTGAAGATGATCGGTGATTCGACCGACGCGCCGCATATGGTTCGCGCCCGCGAAGCGATCCGCTCGCGCGGCGGCGCCGTCAACGTCAACGTCTTCACGCGCTTCCTGCTCGCGATGTTCGGCATCCTCTCCTGGCGCGCCACTCCGGTGCTGCCGGTCGAGATTATGCTGCTGCCGATGTGGTTTCCGTTCCACCTCAACAAGATGTCCTACTGGGCGCGCACCACCATCGTGCCGCTCATGGTGCTCGCAGCGCTGAAGCCGCGCGCGCAGAACAAGAAGGGCGTCGGCATCGACGAACTGTTCCTGGAAGATCCATCCAGGATCGGTGGCATTAAACGCGCACCGCATCAGAGTCGCGCGATGTTCGCCTTCTTCACCGGTATCGATATTCTGCTCCGCGCCGCCGAACCGTATTTTCCCAAGAAGCTGCGCGCCCATTCGATCGCGAAAGCCGTCGAGTTCTGCGAGGAGCGCCTGAACGGCGAGGATGGTCTCGGTGCGATCTATCCGCCGATGGCCAATATGGTCATGATGTATGAAGTGCTCGGCTTCCCCGCCGACTATCCGCCCCGCGCCATCCAGCGGCGCGGTATCGACAAGCTTCTGATTGTCGGTGAGGTCGAAGCCTATTGCCAGCCTTGCGTATCGCCGGTGTGGGACACCGCGCTGACCGCGCATGCGATGCTGGAGACCGGCGGCGATGAAGCGTTCGGTCCGGCGAAAGAAGGTCTCGACTGGCTGGCTACCAAGCAGGTGCTCGACGTGAAGGGCGACTGGGCGGTGAAGCGGCCGGACCTGCGTCCGGGCGGCTGGGCGTTCCAGTACAACAACGCCTATTACCCGGATCTCGACGACACGGCCGTGGTGATGATGGCGATGGACCGCGCACGCCGTCAGACCGGCGGCAAGGAATACGACGTTGCGCTCGATCGCGGCCGGGAGTGGATCCTCGGCATGCAGAGCAGCGACGGCGGCTTCGCGGCGTTCGAGGTCGATAACCTCGAATATTACCTCAACAACATTCCGTTCTCGGACCATGGCGCGTTGCTCGATCCGCCGACAGAGGATGTCACCGCGCGTTGTGTCTCGATGCTGGCGCAGCTTGGCGACACCGTCGAGACCTCGAAGCCGCTGGCAGACGGTGTGGAATATCTGCGCCGTACCCAGCTCGCAGAGGGCTCCTGGTATGGCCGCTGGGGCCTGAACTACATCTACGGCACCTGGTCGGTGCTGTGCGCTCTCAATGCCGTTGGCATTGATCACCGGGATCCAGCGTTTCGCAAGGCGGTGGACTGGCTGCTGTCGATCCAGAACGAGGACGGCGGCTGGGGCGAAGATGCGGTCAGCTATCGACTCGACTACAAGGGATTCGAGGCGGCCCCGAGCACGTCGTCGCAAACGGCATGGGCCTTGCTTGCGCTTATGGCGGCAGGCGAGGTCGATAATCCGGCTGTCGCCCGTGGAACGCGGTACCTGATGGACACACAGACGGAAAAAGGACTCTGGGACGAGGCCCGTTACACGGCTACCGGCTTCCCCCGTGTGTTTTATCTGCGTTATCATGGCTACTCGAAATTCTTCCCGCTCTGGGCGTTGGCGCGGTTCCGGAATTTGAAGAGCACCAACAGCAAGACCGTAGGGGTTGGGATGTGA
- the hpnE gene encoding hydroxysqualene dehydroxylase HpnE, translated as MQKTAHIIGAGVSGLSAAVRLVNAGFKVHVHEATQQAGGRCRSYFDAQTQLQIDNGNHLVLSGNSHVVAYAKSIGTEAGLVGPKRAQFAFADAKTGKRWQLDLGDGKIPTWLFDKTRRVPDTSVGDYLALSPLIWSSNSRLVGDAIRCEGVLYDRLVQPLLLAALNVDPPEGSAGLAGAIVRETLLAGGQACRPLIARAGLSDVLVEPAIELLRAKGAGVHFGHELRGYTMSGDRVTELKFGAEDVITLGADDVVVMAVPPWAAKSLLPGVKTPTEFRAIVNAHFNYVPPAGHAPLVGVVGGVVEWLFAFHNRLSITISNGDRFVNTPREQFAQQIWDEICKISNIQAPLPAWQIVRERRATFAATPAQDALRPGTRTDFKNLFLAGDWTDTGLPATIEGSVRSGDRAADLVLAMR; from the coding sequence ATGCAAAAGACCGCTCATATCATTGGTGCCGGCGTTTCCGGCCTGTCGGCCGCCGTGCGTCTCGTCAATGCCGGCTTCAAGGTCCACGTCCATGAGGCGACGCAGCAGGCCGGTGGCCGCTGCCGGTCGTATTTCGACGCGCAGACACAGCTCCAGATCGACAACGGCAACCATCTGGTTCTGTCGGGCAACAGCCACGTCGTGGCCTATGCGAAGTCGATTGGCACCGAGGCCGGGCTCGTTGGTCCGAAGCGGGCGCAATTCGCATTTGCTGATGCCAAGACTGGCAAGCGCTGGCAGCTCGATCTCGGCGATGGCAAGATCCCGACATGGTTGTTCGACAAGACGCGCCGCGTCCCTGACACATCAGTCGGCGATTATCTCGCTCTGTCGCCGCTGATCTGGTCGTCGAATAGTCGTCTCGTCGGCGATGCCATTCGCTGTGAAGGCGTCCTCTACGATCGTCTGGTGCAGCCACTATTGCTGGCCGCGCTCAATGTCGATCCGCCGGAAGGCTCGGCTGGCCTCGCCGGCGCCATCGTGCGCGAAACGCTGCTGGCAGGCGGGCAGGCGTGCCGTCCGCTGATCGCCCGCGCGGGTCTTAGCGATGTTCTGGTCGAGCCTGCGATCGAATTGCTGCGCGCCAAGGGCGCCGGCGTTCATTTTGGCCATGAGCTGCGCGGTTACACCATGAGTGGTGATCGCGTCACCGAGCTGAAGTTTGGCGCTGAAGACGTCATCACGCTTGGCGCGGACGACGTCGTGGTGATGGCTGTTCCGCCATGGGCCGCAAAATCGCTATTGCCTGGCGTGAAGACACCTACCGAATTCCGCGCGATCGTGAACGCGCATTTCAACTACGTTCCGCCAGCAGGCCACGCGCCGCTGGTCGGCGTTGTCGGCGGTGTGGTGGAATGGTTGTTTGCTTTCCACAATCGCCTGTCGATCACGATCAGCAATGGCGACCGTTTCGTGAACACACCGCGCGAACAGTTTGCGCAACAGATCTGGGACGAGATCTGCAAGATTTCGAATATCCAGGCGCCGCTGCCCGCCTGGCAGATCGTGCGCGAGCGCCGTGCTACTTTTGCGGCTACGCCTGCCCAGGATGCCCTGCGTCCGGGCACACGCACCGATTTCAAGAATCTTTTTCTCGCGGGCGATTGGACCGATACCGGTCTGCCGGCGACTATTGAGGGATCGGTGCGGTCGGGTGACCGCGCGGCCGATCTCGTTCTGGCGATGCGCTGA
- the hpnD gene encoding presqualene diphosphate synthase HpnD, with translation MNQMTSQVNNSESQSEVQGVAAGSSFYAAMRILPRAQRDAMFQIYSFCRQVDDIADSDGPRDVRLADMQQWRADIDALYAGNPPARVRDYAGPIKQFGMRKEDFIAVIDGMEMDIPADIRAPDDATLDLYCDRVASAVGRLSVKVFGMPDEDGILLAYHLGRALQITNILRDIDEDADIGRLYLPRELLYHAGITSSDPDVVRASPALPKVCVPLVKRAQAHFEKSDEIMARNKRRVVRAPRIMSKYYHAILELLVTRGFALPRDPVRLGKASKIAILLRYAII, from the coding sequence ATGAACCAGATGACGAGCCAGGTGAACAATAGCGAATCTCAGAGCGAGGTTCAGGGCGTTGCTGCCGGCAGCTCGTTCTATGCCGCGATGCGCATTCTGCCGCGTGCCCAGCGCGATGCGATGTTCCAGATCTACAGCTTCTGCCGTCAGGTCGACGATATCGCGGATTCCGATGGTCCGCGCGACGTCAGGCTCGCTGACATGCAGCAGTGGCGCGCAGATATCGATGCGCTCTATGCAGGCAATCCGCCAGCGCGTGTGCGCGACTATGCCGGGCCAATCAAGCAATTCGGCATGCGCAAAGAGGATTTCATCGCCGTCATCGACGGCATGGAGATGGATATCCCTGCGGATATCCGTGCGCCTGACGATGCGACGCTCGATCTGTATTGCGATCGTGTTGCCAGTGCCGTCGGCCGCTTGTCGGTGAAGGTGTTCGGCATGCCGGACGAAGACGGCATTCTGCTGGCGTATCATCTCGGCCGTGCGCTGCAGATCACCAATATCCTGCGCGATATCGACGAAGACGCCGACATCGGCCGTCTCTATCTGCCGCGTGAGCTGCTCTATCACGCCGGCATCACGTCGAGCGATCCGGACGTGGTGCGCGCCAGCCCGGCATTGCCGAAGGTCTGTGTGCCGCTGGTGAAGCGGGCGCAGGCGCATTTCGAAAAGTCCGACGAGATCATGGCGCGTAACAAGCGCCGCGTGGTGCGCGCACCGCGGATCATGTCGAAATATTATCACGCCATCCTGGAATTGCTGGTGACGCGTGGCTTTGCTTTGCCGCGCGACCCCGTTCGTCTCGGCAAGGCCTCCAAGATAGCGATCCTGCTGCGATACGCGATTATCTGA